CGTATGGGCGAGGTCGCCACTTCCGGTGGACCATGCGGGTACCCGGTAGGCGGTCCGAACGATCGGGTACCAGCGGCGCCGGACCGGCCGCCACGGTCCAATTCCGATTAGGCGAAGCCCTTTTTCTCTAGCCCGCCACGGGTCCGGCGGCGTCCCGCCGTGTTGTCTTCGGGTCCCTACCTAGGGCAATATGTAGTGTGGATGGCTACATACATAGCCATAGGACGTGGTGTCGTTTTGTCACGGTCGTCCTCAGCCTGGCGTCCTCGGTGAACTTCCCGCCCGGCACCGCGATCCAACCACCATGACAGTGATGGGTTTGCCGGCCGTTGGCCGCTATTGGAGTCAGAGTAGGCAGAGCCGGTCCAGGCGCCGTAGTGATCCGGCCGCCCCGCGGCGCGGCGACTGACTGGGAAGTGCCGACCGTAATCGGCGAAGGAGCATGAAATGAAGGCTAGCTGGCTGGCGTTGGCGGCGTTGGTGATCCTGTTGGGCACCGGGCCGGTGCGGGCGGCGACCCTGGTGGACGGGACCGTGCGTATCGAGCAGCATATGGCGGGGGGGCCGGCCATGGTTTATGGCGGCTTCGGGTTGCGCCGGGTGGATCGGGATGAGTGGCGTGGTGACGGCGGCGGTTGGCGCGGTGGCTGGCGCGGTGACGGCGGTGACTGGGGTGACGACTGGGGTGACGACTGGGGCCCGGTATGGGCTCCCCCACCGGTCTATTATTATCCGCCGCGGACCCGCATCATCGTGACGCCGCCCCCGCCGACCCGGTATGTTGCGCCGGAGCGGCAGTATTTCTGGTATTACTGCGAGGGCCCGAAGGGCTATTACCCCTATGTGAAGACGTGTCCGGGGGGTTGGATGAAGGTGGTGCCGCGGGCGCCGCGGAACTGACGAGAGGAAATCCGTATGAATCACAGACTGACGGCGTGGGTGCTGGTAGCGGCGGTGGGGTCGCTCGGCGGCTGCGCGACGATCCCCACGGGTCCCAGTGTCATGGTGCTTCCCGGCCATGGCAAGTCCTTCGATCAGTTCCAGGAGGACAACGCCGTGTGCCGCCAGTATGCTCGCGCCCAGCTCAACGGCGTCACCGCCGGCCAGGCGTCCAAGATGAATACGCTGGAGAGCGCCGGAGCGGGTGCCCTGCTGGGCGGCGCCCTGGGCGCCGCCATGGGGGAGGGCCGGGGCGCGGCGATCGGCGCCGCGAGCGGCGCGGCACTGGGTACGGTGGTGGGTTCCTCCAACGGATCCCAGGACGCCGGTGGCATACAGCAGCGCTACAACTTTGCCTATGAGCAGTGCATGTACGCGAAGGGAAATCAGATTCCGGTGCGTGGAGGCTTCCGGGGCGCGCCGCGCCGCAGTCCCCATTATCCGCCGCCTCCGCCACCCGGCGCGCGCGATTACCCACCACCGCCCCCCGGTGCGGCTCCTCCGGGTGAGGGTGGCGATTAGCGGTCCGCAGCGGCCGGGCCCGTGGGGGTCCGGCCCGCCGGCGACGGGAATCCCGAGGTGTTGTCCATGGATCTGAAAACGCGGGGTGTGGTCCCTGCGGCGCTGCGAGCGTGTGCCTTGGCCGGGATCGGGATCGCACTGACCCTCGGGGGGGCGGCGACCCGCTGCCGCGCGGCGTCCTTTCCCTATCCCAGCGGCGCGGCCAACGTGGTGGGGCACATCAGGGTGGTCACGGCACGCGCCGATACGACGCTTTTGGATATCGCGCGCCACTACGACGTGGGTTACAACGAGATCGTAGGGGCTAATCCCGATGTGAACCCCTGGTTGCCCGGGGCCGGCACCCGGGTGGTGGTACCCACGGAATATGTACTGCCGCCCAAGCCCTGGGTGGGGATCATCGTCAACCTGCCCGCACGCCGGCTGTTCTATTTTCCGCCGGTTACGAAGCGCAACCCCGTGGCGCGCGTGTATACCTTTCCCGTGGGTATCTTCCAGCACGGCTGGCCGGACCCGCTCGGCCGTACCCGGATCGTAGCCAAACAGCGGATGCCACGCTGGGTGGTGCCCGAAGACATCCGCCTGCAGCACGCCCGGCAAGGTGATCCGCTGCCCAAGGTGGTGCCCCCCGGGCCCGAGAACCCGATGGGGGAGCTGGCGTTGCAGACCGGGTTCCCGGAGATCTACATCCATGGGACCAGCCGGCCCTGGGGGGTGGGGATGCGGCCGAGCCACGGCTGCTTCCACCTGTTTCCGGAGGATGCCGTGACCCTGTTTCGCGCGGTGCGCGTGGGTACGCCGGTGCGTATCATCGACGCGCCCGACCTGGTGGGCCAGCGCAGCGGAATCACCTTGTACCTGGAGACCTTTCCGCCTCTGCACAGCTACCAGCATGGGGGGTCGGATCTGCAGCGCACCATCGATGCCATCACGGCCTATATGGTGCACACCGGTCAGCATTGGTCCGTGGACTGGTCCCGGGTGCGGCGTTTGGCCGGGCGCGTGGATTCATTGCCGACGCCGGTTTCTGTGGGATCACCCACGCTGCATCGGATTCTGGCCGCGGTGCCGGCGCAACCTTACGGTTTCCTGCCCTATGGCGTGGATGCCAACAGCGCCGCGCCACCGCCGGATGTTACCGCCAGCGCCGGTTCCTCCCTACGGGCCGATCTGCCACCGCAGGCACGAACGCCGGCCACGCCACACTAGCTCGTGTTTGTCGCCGGTTTCCGGCCGCGATTGCCGCCGTCCGCGTCGGCTGCGGGGACCCTCTGCGCGCGGTCCCGCGGCGCCGCAATGCCTGGACGACGGACACCCGTGGGCAATCCGGGTCTAGTCCTGGCAAACGTCCCCGCAAGCCCGGTAGCATGGTCCCGTCCATAGTCCCCCACAGCCGGGAGCCGGTCCTTGCCGTCCATCCAGCCTGATGAAACCCCGGAGCATCGGGCCCGCGACATCCTGCGCCGTGTGTTCGGCTATGACGGGTTCCGGCTCCACCAGAGGGAGATTATCGACCACGTCATCGGCGGTGGTGACGCGCTGGTGCTGATGCCCACCGGTGGGGGAAAGTCCCTTTGCTATCAGATTCCGGCCCTGGCCCGTTCCGGCACCGCGATCGTCGTCTCACCCCTGATCGCCCTGATGCAGGATCAGGTCACGGCATTGCGCCAGTCCGGTGTGCGCGCCGCGTTCCTGAATTCCTCGCTGAGCCAGGATGAGGCGCGTGCGGTGGAGGCCGCGTTGCTGGGGGGACGGTTGGATTTGCTCTACGTGGCGCCGGAACGCCTGCTGATGGACCGGACCCTCGACCTGCTGGAACGGGTGCCAATCGCGCTGTTCGCCATCGACGAGGCGCACTGCGTCTCCCAATGGGGCCACGACTTCCGCCCCGAATATATCCAGCTGTCGGTGCTGCACGAGCGTTTTCCCGGTGTGCCAAGGATCGCGCTTACCGCGACCGCCGATGTCCCTACGCGGCGCGAGATCGTTGAGCGACTGGGATTGCAGGGTGCGCGGTCGTTCGTGAGCGGTTTCGACCGTCCCAACATCCGCTATCGCATCATGGAGAACCCCGGCAACGCCAGGGAGGCCCTGCTGCGCTTCATCCGCACCGAACATGACGGGGAGGCCGGTATCGTCTACTGCTTGTCCCGCAAGCGGGTGGAGGAAATCGCCGCTTGGCTGGCCGGCAACGGGCTGCTGGCGCTGCCCTATCACGCCGGAATGGGCTCCGAGGCGCGGCAGCGCCATCAGCAGCGCTTCGTGCGGGAGGACGGGGTGATCATCGTGGCCACTATCGCCTTTGGAATGGGCATCGACAAACCGGACGTGCGTTTCGTTGCCCATCTCAACCTGCCCAGGAGCCTGGAGTCCTACTATCAGGAGACTGGGCGCGCCGGGCGCGACGGTCTCCCGGCGGATGCCTGGATGGTGTATGGCCTGCAGGACGTCATCACGCTGCGGCGCATGCAGGAGGGTTCCGATGCCGCTGAGGCCCACAAGCGGGTCGAACGCCACAAGTTGGAGGCGATGCTGGGGTTCTGCGAGCTGACCAGTTGCCGTCGCCAGGCCCTGCTACGCTATTTCGATGACCCTCTGGAACGGCCCTGCGGCAACTGCGATACCTGTTTGGAGCCGCCACAGACTTGGGACGCCACTACTGCTGCCCAGAAAGCCCTGTCCTGCGTGCACCGCACCGGTCAACGCTTCGGAGTGAACCATCTCATCGACGTGTTGCTGGGCGCACGCAATGAACGTGTGCAGCGTTGGGGACACGATCGGCTCAGTACCTACGGCATCGGGACCGAACTGGACCAGATCGGCTGGCGCAACCTGTTTCGTCAGTTGATCGCCCGCGGATTGCTGGCGGTGGATCTGGAGGGGCACGGTGGTCTGGCGCTGACTGAGGCCAGCCGCCCGGTGCTGCGCGGGGAACAGCGGCTCATGTTGCGCGAAGTGGCGAAGGCCGCCAAGGCCGCGCGCCGCGACCGCGTGGCCGCCGTTTTTGCCACCGCGGCACAGCAGACCCTCTGGGCGGCGCTGCGCCGCCGCCGTCAGGAACTGGCGGAGGTCCAGGGGGTGCCCGCCTATGTGATCTTCCATGACGCAACGCTCCGCGAGATGGTGGAACAGCACCCGGACACCCTGGCGGGGATGGCGCGGCTGCCGGGGATCGGAGAGCGTAAGCTCGCGGCCTATGGCGGGGATTTCCTGGCGGTGATCCGTGACCACGTTGGCGGTGCGCCGTGATGGCGTGTGTCATCCCCGTCCGGGGCGCCGGGGGGCATCCGCGCGGGCATCCTGCGGCGCTTGGTGTGCAGTCCAGGCGCCGTGGTGCGGCCGGCTTGTCGGATTCGCCGCACCCGGCCCGGGCGCCCGGCCGGTACGCCCGGCCCATGCGCATGCCTGCGCCATGGGGTGTTCAGAGGGGTCGCGTCCATGCGGGTATGGATTGACGCGGACGCGTGTCCGGCGGTAGTGAAGGAAATTCTGTTCCGCGCCGCGGAGCGGGTGCGCGTCGAGCTGACGCTGGTGGCGAATCAGCCCCTGCGGGTTCCGCCGTCCCGGTACATCAAGGCCATTCAGGTGGCCCCCGGTTTCGACGTAGCGGACAACCAGATCGTCCTTTTGCTCCAGCCCGGGGACCTGGTGGTTACCGCGGATATCCCGCTCGCCTCCGAGGTGGTGAAGAAGGGCGCCTACGCCCTCAACCCCCGGGGTGAGTTCTATTCCGAGGACAACATCCGGCAGCGTCTGGCGATGCGCAACCTGATGGACGAACTGCGCAGCAGCGGCGTGGTCAGCGGCGGGCCGGCGCCGCTCAATCAGCGTGACCGTCAAGCGTTTGCCAACCAGCTCGACCGCTTCCTAACCAAACACCATTCGGGTGACTGAATGGCGGGGATTGCATCCGGGTTTGACGGGGTGCCGGTAGATACCGGTTCGCCCGATCCGGGTACCGCTGGCGGCGGGCCGCGTTTCGGATGGTGCATCGGGATTGCGCAGTGGCTGTTTCTGGATCAGGCGCCAAGCAATTCCGCGGGATGAGCCGCGTTTGCTCATGCCTCAATATTCGGTGTACAGCTTCCGGTAGCCGTAGAAATTCATATAGATCACCAGTTCGATATGGGCGGTCTGACGTTTCAGGTCAGTGGGGAATGGGGCGAATGGGGCGGACATGCGCACGATCCGTTCCGCGTCGTGGTCCAGAGCGTCGTTACTCGATGAATGCAGGAGCTTGAGATTCACCAGGCCTCCCTGACGGTCGATGATCAACCGCACCACCGTGACGCCGGTCAGGGCGCCTGGGTAGTTCAGGTTGCCGATCGCCTGGAGCTTGCGCAGAACGGAGGCGATGTAATAGTGGGCCACCAGCGTGTGCGGGTCATGAATCTGCAGCACCGAGCGGCGACTCGCGGTGGCGTCCGCCACCGCGTCCGCGACCTGGGATCGCAAGGTCGCCCAATTCAGGGGCGGATGGCTGGGTGCCGGTGGGCGCTGGGCGCGTGGCACCGGCATTGTCCCGCGCGGCTGTGCCGGCACCGTCCGCGGCGGGGCGGTGGGCAACGCGGGCTGACGACGCACCGTGGGCCGTGGCGGGACCGGTGCCGGCGCGGCGGGCCGGGCAGGCGCGCCGCCCGGCGCGGCGGGTAGCTCGTAGATACGCGCCTCCACCGGCTTGGTGGGGGCGACCGGCACCATCATCGGGCTCTTGAGCAGCCGCCCCACGCCCAGCAGGCCGAGCAGCACCAGCAGCACCGCCACGGCCAGGACCCAGGCGAGGCGGCGGGCAGGGTCGTCGGGCGCCCCGGGGCCCAGTAGGACCGCCTCACTCATGGGCGCTTGATGGCGATCAGGAACCGGTTCGCGCCTGCCTGGCGGGCCGCCAGCATCGCGCGCACCACCACGCCGTTGCGGGCCGCGCGGTCCGCGGAGACGATCACCGCCGGATCGGTGCCCTTGAGCAAGGGCTTGAGGGTAGTGGCCAGGGTGTCCACGGTGACCGGCGTGTGGTTCACAAAGATGCGGTTTTGTTCCGTGACCGTCAGGGTCACCGGCTCCTCGGTCTGCATGGTCTCGGCCTTGCCCTTGGGCAGATTCACCGGGAGCGAGTGCAGATTCTGCATCGTCAGCGAGGCGAGCATGAAGGTCGCGAGCAGGAAGAACATCACGTCGATCATCGGGATGATCTCGATGCGTCCGCGCCGGAATTCCCGGGACTTACGCCGCTTCATGACGCATCTCTGGATCCTGCGCGCTCAGACGCACCCGGTCCACCAGCCGGGTCCCGATCCGCTCCATCTCGTCCAGCGTCCGGGATTGCAGGCGCGAGAAGAAGTTGAAGCCGA
This window of the Chromatiales bacterium 21-64-14 genome carries:
- a CDS encoding DUF188 domain-containing protein translates to MRVWIDADACPAVVKEILFRAAERVRVELTLVANQPLRVPPSRYIKAIQVAPGFDVADNQIVLLLQPGDLVVTADIPLASEVVKKGAYALNPRGEFYSEDNIRQRLAMRNLMDELRSSGVVSGGPAPLNQRDRQAFANQLDRFLTKHHSGD
- a CDS encoding L,D-transpeptidase; the encoded protein is MKTRGVVPAALRACALAGIGIALTLGGAATRCRAASFPYPSGAANVVGHIRVVTARADTTLLDIARHYDVGYNEIVGANPDVNPWLPGAGTRVVVPTEYVLPPKPWVGIIVNLPARRLFYFPPVTKRNPVARVYTFPVGIFQHGWPDPLGRTRIVAKQRMPRWVVPEDIRLQHARQGDPLPKVVPPGPENPMGELALQTGFPEIYIHGTSRPWGVGMRPSHGCFHLFPEDAVTLFRAVRVGTPVRIIDAPDLVGQRSGITLYLETFPPLHSYQHGGSDLQRTIDAITAYMVHTGQHWSVDWSRVRRLAGRVDSLPTPVSVGSPTLHRILAAVPAQPYGFLPYGVDANSAAPPPDVTASAGSSLRADLPPQARTPATPH
- a CDS encoding DNA helicase RecQ encodes the protein MPSIQPDETPEHRARDILRRVFGYDGFRLHQREIIDHVIGGGDALVLMPTGGGKSLCYQIPALARSGTAIVVSPLIALMQDQVTALRQSGVRAAFLNSSLSQDEARAVEAALLGGRLDLLYVAPERLLMDRTLDLLERVPIALFAIDEAHCVSQWGHDFRPEYIQLSVLHERFPGVPRIALTATADVPTRREIVERLGLQGARSFVSGFDRPNIRYRIMENPGNAREALLRFIRTEHDGEAGIVYCLSRKRVEEIAAWLAGNGLLALPYHAGMGSEARQRHQQRFVREDGVIIVATIAFGMGIDKPDVRFVAHLNLPRSLESYYQETGRAGRDGLPADAWMVYGLQDVITLRRMQEGSDAAEAHKRVERHKLEAMLGFCELTSCRRQALLRYFDDPLERPCGNCDTCLEPPQTWDATTAAQKALSCVHRTGQRFGVNHLIDVLLGARNERVQRWGHDRLSTYGIGTELDQIGWRNLFRQLIARGLLAVDLEGHGGLALTEASRPVLRGEQRLMLREVAKAAKAARRDRVAAVFATAAQQTLWAALRRRRQELAEVQGVPAYVIFHDATLREMVEQHPDTLAGMARLPGIGERKLAAYGGDFLAVIRDHVGGAP
- a CDS encoding biopolymer transporter ExbD translates to MKRRKSREFRRGRIEIIPMIDVMFFLLATFMLASLTMQNLHSLPVNLPKGKAETMQTEEPVTLTVTEQNRIFVNHTPVTVDTLATTLKPLLKGTDPAVIVSADRAARNGVVVRAMLAARQAGANRFLIAIKRP